The stretch of DNA tcgggaggcagaggcaggtggatctctgagttcgaggccagcctggtttacagagctagtccaggacaggctccaaagctacagagaaacccagtctcgaaaaaccaaaaaaaaaaaaatatatatatatatatatatataatgggtaTTTCACAATCTAGAGTATTAAACTGTTTTTCTTATCCTTGAAGGTTATGATTAGTTTAGCTCTAGGATtggtgtagccaaggataacgtTAACGTTTTTATCcttttgtgtgtttggttgttttgcctgcctgttAAGTCTGCACCACGTGCGTGCACTGCCCACGGAAGAGCACATAATCCACTAGGACTGGTTACATCCCCTCTGGTTTTCAGAGACGGtatttccctgtgtaacagttctggctgtcctagcatctactttgtagatcaggctggtttcctagatccacctgcctctgcctcccgtatgctgggattaaaggcatgcgccaccggcCGGCTCAGCCAGTCCTCTtaatgctaagccatctctccagtctcacccTAGAGATTCTTGTACACTCTTCCCTGACTCTTGGGATTACAGTGATTTTTGAACAGTAATTTTGAGCCACCATCTCTGTGTATACTTAAACTGCCTGAACTGATGATGACGCTCTTGTCTCATCCTTGCAAGTGTTCGCCTTGAAATTAATAATGCTACAATATTGTGTGGCTGGCTGCTGGTAAAGCCACTCAGGTGCTCTTGTTAGGTAGGTTGAGAGAAAACCAAACTTCATTGGAATGTGGTTTCTGTGCTTCCActtgtagatttaaaaaaatactgtaaaTGTATTTCACTATGTGGGGGTATCCAGGAGGCCAAAAAAgcatggaactggaattaaagttgtgagccacccaaagtgagtgctgggaattcaatCTGGAAAgttactcttaactgctgagctcctCACTTGAAGGTTTTTAAAGATCTAAAGTGGACTATCCTTAGATCAATTTTACCTAAATTCATGTGGTGGTGTGTCGAACTTTTCAGTAGAAGGCTGGGTGTCAGGGAAGGTGCATCAGTCACACTGAAATTTGTAATTGCAGAAAACTGGATAAGGCAAAGAGCAAGTGATGGCTCAACCAGAAGTGAATTCTGTTGACTGCATGACATCTGATAGAGCTGGGGACATTGGAAACCAAAGGTAAGGCATCTTTTGTGTGTAAAGGCCTAGATTCAGTCTATtcacctgttctttttttttttttttttttttgagattaggtCTCAATAGGTGGCCATGGGTGGTTTCATTCAGATAAccctgcctcctaagagctgggattaaaggcatattacACACCCTGCAAACTACTGCAGATAACTCCCCAAACTGTAAAAGTGGGACATAGTCTTACTTTAGGAAAATATGTACGTTTACTAAATTGGCCTATTTTTGTCTAGTAGGTAGGTAATGGAAGGTTTAGAAAAGTTAAGCCGATTTGGAGTTTGTTTCTCATGGAAGATAAAATTGAACATTCTAAGTAGCTGTGTGCTTTAGCTGTGATGGCCAGGACACAGtggcttagtgtgtgtgtgtcacactaaCTGGTACTTACTCCATTCTAAAGTGGTGGgtatgatttgggggctggctttGGAAGGAAGGCACATTGAATTTTTAACGTTTTCTCGGATTTGTCCAatgtgtgagtgctttgcctacagTCTGTATCATGTGTTCTTGGGCTCtcatcagaagagggtgtggggctCTGGGAAACAGGGTTACTAATAACTGACCTGCCTTGCCACTCAGGAATGAGAATTGTTTCTAGTGATAATTCAGTAatgtggtttaattttttttttttttagtgatgaCTCATCTGATAGcttatttaaaacacagtatgTTCCTTCACCTACACAAAGGCAAAGAAATCCTACTGCAAAATGTGTCATTTCATCTGCAAGGGTTGAAACTGACTCATCAAGTGACTCCTCTCTAGAACCAAAGCCTCTGACTTTGAAGGCTATTTTTGAAAGGTTTAAGAAAAAGAAACGGAAAAAGAGAAAGTATAAGCCAAAATTAAGACCAAGAGAAAGACCCCCTGGAATAAAAAATGCTAGAAACCCTAGAAGGTCACAAATAGATGTCAAACAAATTAAAGACAAAGGAGCTGTGTTTCCATTCTTAGaatctgaaaatgaaagaaaacctttACCTTGGAAGAAACTTTTAACATACGAGGTGAGTCATTCTCATGTAGACAAACACACTAGGTAAAATGGAATGTTTGTGTACCACTCCCAATCCCCCTTTTCAAGACCAGGTTTCCCTGTAAattctggctgtcccagaactcatagaaatctgcctcccaagttctgggattaaaggtgtggttgTTGGCCACTCTTGAGGTACACCTGGAACAGTGTTACTTTGACAAACAGTGGCTTGTTTCTGAGTGAAGTCTGCAGATTTAGAGAATAATGCTCCAAGATTGTTTGTATGCAGAAAATTGCTTCATCTTACAGTCTAAACTACTCTCAAGCATGCAATACTGAAGGTTCCATTTCAGTAG from Onychomys torridus chromosome 7, mOncTor1.1, whole genome shotgun sequence encodes:
- the Taf1d gene encoding TATA box-binding protein-associated factor RNA polymerase I subunit D isoform X3 produces the protein MAQPEVNSVDCMTSDRAGDIGNQSDDSSDSLFKTQYVPSPTQRQRNPTAKCVISSARVETDSSSDSSLEPKPLTLKAIFERFKKKKRKKRKYKPKLRPRERPPGIKNARNPRRSQIDVKQIKDKGAVFPFLESENERKPLPWKKLLTYEQAVARGFFHHIEKLKYEHHLKECLEQMHAGEDLEKEDLDSRRHKYMDDDGPLSPIEEPLTEDEATNPESGCDIKLVEDSCFIISSEFPKKNLEQEKSKKESTFSKKPKANEIAQREHGRAWKGDVYTNIKEGLS
- the Taf1d gene encoding TATA box-binding protein-associated factor RNA polymerase I subunit D isoform X4; its protein translation is MAQPEVNSVDCMTSDRAGDIGNQSDDSSDSLFKTQYVPSPTQRQRNPTAKCVISSARVETDSSSDSSLEPKPLTLKAIFERFKKKKRKKRKYKPKLRPRERPPGIKNARNPRRSQIDVKQIKDKGAVFPFLESENERKPLPWKKLLTYEQAVARGFFHHIEKLKYEHHLKECLEQMHAGEDLEKEDLDSRRHKYMDDDGPLSPIEEPLTEDEATNPESGCDIKLVACLDYEGRIEDTCEWMFVSVYFFYFRHWHIFQKIRNEY
- the Taf1d gene encoding TATA box-binding protein-associated factor RNA polymerase I subunit D isoform X5, with product MAQPEVNSVDCMTSDRAGDIGNQSDDSSDSLFKTQYVPSPTQRQRNPTAKCVISSARVETDSSSDSSLEPKPLTLKAIFERFKKKKRKKRKYKPKLRPRERPPGIKNARNPRRSQIDVKQIKDKGAVFPFLESENERKPLPWKKLLTYEQAVARGFFHHIEKLKYEHHLKECLEQMHAGEDLEKEDLDSRRHKYMDDDGPLSPIEEPLTEDEATNPESGCDIKLVACLDYEGRIEDTCEWMFVSV
- the Taf1d gene encoding TATA box-binding protein-associated factor RNA polymerase I subunit D isoform X2 — protein: MAQPEVNSVDCMTSDRAGDIGNQSDDSSDSLFKTQYVPSPTQRQRNPTAKCVISSARVETDSSSDSSLEPKPLTLKAIFERFKKKKRKKRKYKPKLRPRERPPGIKNARNPRRSQIDVKQIKDKGAVFPFLESENERKPLPWKKLLTYEQAVARGFFHHIEKLKYEHHLKECLEQMHAGEDLEKEDLDSRRHKYMDDDGPLSPIEEPLTEDEATNPESGCDIKLVACLDYEGRIEDTCEWMFVSVYFFISGTGISFKKLGMNISRTLQTCWMSTSERPTLKWFLK
- the Taf1d gene encoding TATA box-binding protein-associated factor RNA polymerase I subunit D isoform X1, whose product is MAQPEVNSVDCMTSDRAGDIGNQSDDSSDSLFKTQYVPSPTQRQRNPTAKCVISSARVETDSSSDSSLEPKPLTLKAIFERFKKKKRKKRKYKPKLRPRERPPGIKNARNPRRSQIDVKQIKDKGAVFPFLESENERKPLPWKKLLTYEQAVARGFFHHIEKLKYEHHLKECLEQMHAGEDLEKEDLDSRRHKYMDDDGPLSPIEEPLTEDEATNPESGCDIKLVEDSCFIISSEFPKKNLEQEKSKKESTFSKKPKANEIAQREHGRAWKGDVYTNIKEGKEHSEKRNNRKT